A genomic region of Trueperaceae bacterium contains the following coding sequences:
- a CDS encoding ABC transporter permease: protein MPETTAPGAASRREPVEAGAAARFARRFLRHRLAVTGALIVLLLVFTALFGGRIAPFEYTQMDFTAQFAPPSLEHPFGTDEFGRDIFTRVLYGAAVSLKVALIAVGISGTVGVFLGVIAGYLGGWLDELIMRLMDVLFAFPAVLLAITVMAILGRGVTNAMIAIAIVYIPIFARVARGAVISVRGREFVTAARALGRGSGGIMYRHVFPNATGPIIVQTSLSLAFAILAEAALSFFGLGTQPPDPSWGRMLAEGRSYLAQAPWMGIFPGLAIMISVLGFNLLGDGLRDLLDPRMR from the coding sequence ATGCCTGAGACGACCGCCCCCGGCGCTGCCAGCCGGCGCGAGCCGGTGGAAGCGGGCGCAGCCGCGCGCTTCGCCAGACGCTTCCTGCGCCACCGATTGGCAGTCACCGGCGCCCTCATCGTGCTGCTGCTGGTGTTCACCGCCCTCTTCGGCGGCAGGATCGCCCCCTTCGAGTACACTCAGATGGACTTCACCGCCCAGTTCGCGCCGCCCAGCCTGGAGCACCCCTTCGGAACCGACGAGTTCGGCAGGGATATCTTCACCCGGGTCCTCTACGGGGCGGCGGTGTCACTGAAGGTCGCCCTAATCGCGGTCGGCATCTCCGGTACCGTCGGCGTGTTCCTCGGGGTGATCGCCGGCTACCTGGGCGGCTGGCTCGACGAGCTGATCATGCGCCTCATGGACGTCCTCTTCGCCTTCCCGGCCGTCCTCCTCGCCATAACCGTCATGGCCATCCTCGGTCGCGGGGTGACCAACGCCATGATCGCCATCGCGATCGTCTACATCCCGATCTTCGCCAGGGTCGCGAGGGGCGCGGTCATAAGCGTGAGGGGCAGAGAGTTCGTCACCGCCGCTCGCGCGTTGGGCCGCGGTTCGGGCGGGATAATGTACCGCCACGTCTTCCCCAACGCTACCGGCCCGATAATCGTCCAGACCTCGCTCAGTCTAGCCTTCGCCATCCTCGCCGAGGCGGCGCTCTCCTTCTTCGGACTGGGCACGCAACCTCCGGACCCGTCATGGGGGCGGATGCTGGCCGAGGGGCGCTCTTACCTGGCTCAGGCGCCCTGGATGGGGATCTTCCCGGGCCTGGCGATAATGATCTCGG
- a CDS encoding ABC transporter permease, whose amino-acid sequence MSLRYLMQRLGSLLLVLFGVSILTFAIVPLIPGSPARVRLGVQATPQDVAAVEHRLGLDRPLHVQYLDWLGGIVLHGNFGESLITGQPITGVLANRLPATLILAFAALLVGLLIALPAGIISALKPGGRRDLGVSLLSQIGVSIPDFWMGILLILLFAETLDWLPSSRYAPLSQGLGPFLSHIILPATTVGIISGSIMARFVRSAMLEVLRNDYVRTARAKGLREGKILVKHVLRNAAISIVTIVGLQMATLFSAVVVVEIIFAWPGLGSIALNATLQRDYPLLQAAVLTTAAAFVIINLLTDLSYVLLDPSVEYA is encoded by the coding sequence TTCGCGATCGTCCCGCTCATCCCCGGAAGTCCGGCGCGCGTGAGGCTTGGCGTCCAGGCGACGCCCCAGGACGTGGCCGCGGTCGAGCACCGGTTGGGTCTCGACCGGCCGCTCCACGTCCAATACCTGGATTGGCTGGGCGGTATCGTGCTGCACGGCAACTTCGGCGAGAGCCTGATCACCGGCCAGCCGATAACCGGAGTGCTCGCCAACCGCCTCCCCGCCACCCTGATCCTCGCCTTCGCAGCCCTGCTGGTAGGCCTCCTCATCGCCCTGCCAGCCGGGATCATCTCGGCCCTCAAACCGGGCGGCCGGCGCGATCTGGGCGTCTCGCTGCTCAGCCAGATAGGGGTCTCCATCCCAGACTTCTGGATGGGCATACTCCTCATCCTGCTCTTCGCCGAGACGCTCGACTGGTTGCCGTCCAGCCGTTACGCACCGCTCTCCCAGGGGCTCGGACCGTTCCTCAGCCACATCATCCTGCCGGCGACGACGGTAGGGATCATCAGCGGCTCGATAATGGCACGGTTCGTCCGCAGCGCCATGCTCGAGGTCCTGCGCAACGACTACGTGAGGACCGCCAGGGCGAAAGGGTTGCGGGAGGGGAAGATCCTCGTGAAGCACGTCCTGCGCAACGCCGCCATCTCGATCGTGACCATCGTCGGACTGCAGATGGCCACGCTCTTCTCGGCGGTGGTGGTGGTCGAGATCATCTTCGCCTGGCCGGGCCTGGGGTCGATAGCGCTCAACGCCACCCTCCAGCGCGACTATCCGCTGCTGCAGGCGGCGGTTCTGACCACGGCGGCGGCTTTCGTCATCATCAACCTGCTCACCGACCTCTCCTACGTGCTGCTCGACCCGAGCGTGGAATATGCCTGA